The following proteins come from a genomic window of Myroides odoratus DSM 2801:
- a CDS encoding GatB/YqeY domain-containing protein has translation MSLQASIMDAMKSAMKSKDSIALEALRAVKAELLLAQTQSGSKEEISEEEEIKILQKLVKQRKDSAAIFAEQGRADLVEPELAQVAVIEQFLPAQLSNEEVEAIIAKIIADGNHAGMAAMGQVMGMASKELAGKADGKTISTIVKTLLTK, from the coding sequence ATGAGTTTACAAGCAAGTATTATGGATGCGATGAAAAGCGCCATGAAATCAAAAGATAGTATCGCTTTAGAAGCACTTAGAGCAGTTAAGGCAGAATTGTTATTAGCGCAAACTCAATCAGGTTCTAAAGAAGAAATCAGCGAAGAGGAAGAGATTAAGATTTTACAAAAATTAGTAAAACAACGCAAAGACAGTGCTGCTATTTTTGCTGAACAAGGAAGAGCGGATTTAGTAGAACCTGAATTAGCACAAGTAGCTGTTATCGAACAATTTTTACCAGCACAGTTGTCTAACGAAGAAGTAGAAGCAATTATTGCTAAAATTATCGCTGATGGAAATCATGCAGGTATGGCTGCTATGGGACAAGTGATGGGAATGGCATCGAAAGAATTAGCTGGTAAAGCTGATGGAAAGACAATTTCAACAATAGTAAAAACACTATTGACAAAATAA
- a CDS encoding TonB-dependent receptor plug domain-containing protein: MIKHLVTLAVFTVGTSLYAQQTITGQIVDETHTPIIGASVFYANQSIGVATDAQGKFTLPYVEKESLTISYIGYKTQSLTPQVGQSYHLVLQPEESLDEVIIQTKQRNTTRSIKGTTNSFTMNSGELLKAACCNISEAFETNPSIDVNYTDAITGTKQIKMLGLTSPYILIAEENIPSVRGASQIYGLTFTPGTWVESIQVTKGAGTVINGYESISGQLNTELIKPATDRPFFLNLYGSTDERFEANVHGNYRLNDKWSSSLFIHGNLRTGDHDKNHDGFLDMPKGEQINVMNRWQYINPEKGVVSFITARYMKDNKVAGQVDFDKKKDKGSTVLWGSEINTEKIDLSTKLGYVFPDLPFQSAGLQVAYNYHKQDSYFGLNLYDIKQNSLYSNLVFNSIINNTLHKFATGISFTLDQYTEQVFVPGIDANFNRTDNALGAFYEYTYDNTTDFSVVAGMRVDYHNRMGLFATPRLHLRYNPWENGVLRASVGRGKRLANVFAENQIFFATNRYFQIEGNNGKIYDLDPEIAWNYGLSFTQNFHLIGRKGDVTLDFYRTDFENQIVVDADYDAHQLLFYNLDGKSYANSFQLEVNYNLARNLNLRSAYKYYDIATDQKTGKFEKAYQPKHRFFANLEFTTNEQDNGAHWKFDFTYNWLGKQRITSTAEYATANQMKSASNPYSLMNFQITKVFSPRFEFYVGGENIGNYKQRNPIVSASNPFDTDFDTSMVYAPIAGSMYYAGLRLKL; the protein is encoded by the coding sequence ATGATCAAACATTTAGTCACCCTTGCTGTATTCACAGTGGGTACTTCGCTATATGCACAACAAACGATTACTGGACAAATCGTAGATGAAACTCATACCCCAATCATTGGTGCTTCTGTTTTTTATGCCAATCAATCTATTGGTGTAGCGACAGATGCACAAGGGAAATTCACCTTGCCTTATGTAGAAAAGGAATCCTTAACCATTTCTTATATTGGGTATAAAACTCAATCGCTTACTCCACAAGTAGGACAATCCTATCACCTTGTTTTACAACCAGAAGAATCGTTAGATGAAGTAATCATCCAAACGAAACAACGCAATACCACGCGTTCAATTAAAGGAACAACGAATAGTTTCACCATGAATAGTGGAGAATTACTCAAAGCGGCTTGTTGTAATATTTCAGAAGCTTTTGAAACAAATCCATCCATTGATGTCAATTATACAGATGCGATTACTGGAACTAAGCAAATTAAAATGCTAGGATTAACTAGTCCTTATATTTTGATTGCAGAGGAGAACATTCCTTCAGTACGCGGAGCTTCTCAAATTTACGGGTTAACTTTTACACCAGGGACTTGGGTAGAAAGTATCCAAGTAACGAAAGGAGCAGGAACCGTAATCAATGGATATGAAAGTATCTCAGGTCAATTGAATACTGAATTAATCAAACCCGCGACGGATCGTCCGTTTTTCTTAAATCTATATGGTTCAACAGATGAGCGTTTTGAAGCGAACGTACACGGAAATTATCGTTTAAATGACAAATGGAGTTCTTCTCTATTCATTCACGGAAACTTGAGAACTGGTGACCACGATAAAAACCACGACGGTTTCTTGGACATGCCAAAAGGAGAGCAAATTAATGTAATGAATCGTTGGCAATACATCAACCCCGAAAAAGGAGTGGTAAGTTTTATCACGGCTCGTTATATGAAAGATAATAAAGTAGCAGGACAAGTGGATTTCGACAAAAAGAAAGACAAGGGTTCTACAGTACTTTGGGGATCAGAGATTAATACAGAAAAGATCGATTTATCTACCAAACTAGGGTATGTATTCCCCGATTTGCCCTTCCAAAGTGCAGGATTACAGGTCGCGTATAACTACCACAAACAAGATTCTTATTTTGGATTGAATCTCTATGATATCAAACAGAATAGCTTATACTCTAATCTTGTTTTCAATTCTATTATCAACAATACCCTACACAAATTCGCTACGGGAATTAGTTTTACATTAGACCAATATACTGAACAGGTATTTGTTCCAGGTATTGATGCAAATTTCAACCGCACAGATAATGCTTTAGGGGCTTTCTACGAATATACATATGACAATACCACTGACTTCAGTGTTGTAGCGGGTATGCGTGTGGATTATCACAATCGCATGGGGCTATTTGCAACACCGCGTTTGCATTTGCGCTATAATCCATGGGAAAATGGAGTTTTACGTGCTTCAGTAGGTCGAGGAAAACGCCTGGCAAACGTATTTGCGGAAAACCAAATTTTCTTTGCAACGAATCGCTACTTCCAAATTGAAGGGAACAACGGAAAAATCTATGATTTAGATCCTGAAATTGCCTGGAATTATGGGTTAAGTTTCACTCAAAACTTCCATTTAATTGGTCGTAAAGGGGATGTAACATTGGATTTCTACCGTACAGATTTTGAAAACCAAATTGTGGTAGATGCAGATTATGACGCACATCAGTTACTATTTTACAACTTAGATGGAAAATCCTATGCTAATAGCTTCCAGCTAGAGGTCAACTACAACTTAGCGCGTAATTTAAATCTTCGTTCTGCCTACAAATACTACGATATTGCTACAGATCAAAAGACAGGTAAATTTGAAAAAGCCTATCAACCCAAACATCGTTTCTTTGCGAATTTAGAGTTTACAACGAACGAACAAGACAATGGTGCACATTGGAAATTTGATTTCACTTACAATTGGTTAGGCAAACAACGTATCACCTCTACAGCAGAGTATGCTACTGCGAATCAGATGAAATCAGCTTCAAATCCGTATTCTTTGATGAACTTCCAAATTACAAAAGTATTCTCTCCTCGTTTTGAATTTTATGTTGGTGGGGAAAATATTGGAAACTACAAGCAACGCAATCCAATTGTTAGTGCTAGTAATCCTTTTGATACTGATTTTGATACCTCTATGGTCTATGCTCCTATTGCAGGCTCAATGTATTATGCAGGCTTGCGTCTTAAACTTTAA
- a CDS encoding heavy-metal-associated domain-containing protein has product MKKIFLTLGLFLVTNAAIVAQEKEQPKQVIGVKGLCEMCKKRIEKAALDVKGVRSVDWSIADQQLTVYLNPKKTTGKEVQEAVALAGHDTESVKATNEAYNNLHGCCKYER; this is encoded by the coding sequence ATGAAAAAAATATTTTTAACACTAGGGCTATTCCTAGTTACGAATGCAGCTATCGTTGCACAAGAAAAAGAACAACCAAAACAAGTAATTGGCGTGAAAGGTTTATGCGAGATGTGTAAAAAACGCATTGAAAAAGCAGCTTTAGACGTTAAAGGCGTACGCTCTGTAGATTGGTCTATTGCAGATCAACAGCTAACGGTGTATTTGAATCCAAAGAAAACAACGGGAAAAGAAGTACAAGAAGCAGTGGCTTTAGCGGGTCATGATACAGAATCAGTAAAAGCAACAAATGAAGCGTATAACAATTTACATGGTTGTTGTAAATACGAGAGATAG
- a CDS encoding polyribonucleotide nucleotidyltransferase, whose translation MIPKVTKEIIDLGDGRSISIETGKLAKQADGSVVVRMGDCMLLATAVSARTANPGVDFLPLTVDYREKFAAAGRFPGGFFKREARPSDQEVLTMRLVDRCLRPLFPDDYHAETQVMIQLMSHDENVMPDALAGLAASAALAVSDIPFYNSISEVRVGRVDGQFIINPSREQLNASDLDMMIGASKDSVCMVEGEMREISEQEMIDAIKFAHEAIKVQIEAQEKMRAALGLTFREYEPEATDVEVEKIVHDAAYAKLYEIASHASGKSERGEKFAEVYEEVKALFSEEDLAEKAELISTYFKKTQKEAVRNLILDQNIRLDGRKTTEIRPIWSEVDYLPSVHGSSIFTRGETQALATVTLGTSRDANIIDLPSEQGEDRFYLHYNFPPFSTGEAKPLRGTSRREVGHGNLAQRALKNMIPADCPYTIRLVSEVLESNGSSSMATVCAGTLALMDAGIQMIKPVSGIAMGLISDSKTGRWAVLSDILGDEDHLGDMDFKVTGTKDGITACQMDIKIDGLAYDIMEQALKQALEGRLHILGLLEETIATPNATVKPKAPKIVTIEIPKDFIGAVIGPGGKNIQALQAETETTIVINEVDDKGVIEVLGTSQAGMDRAIQSINNTIFAPVEGEVYKVKVVKMLDFGAVVEFVPGKETLLHVSELDWKRIENPADVLKLGDELEVKYMGIDPKTKKPKVSKKALLPRPPRENKPEGNKPEGNKPEGAQGPKKEEKK comes from the coding sequence ATGATTCCTAAGGTAACCAAAGAAATTATCGATTTAGGAGATGGACGTAGCATCTCAATCGAAACGGGGAAATTAGCGAAACAAGCAGATGGTTCTGTTGTTGTTCGTATGGGAGACTGTATGCTTCTTGCTACAGCTGTTTCTGCGAGAACGGCAAATCCTGGTGTGGACTTCCTTCCTTTAACTGTAGATTACAGAGAAAAATTCGCTGCTGCTGGACGTTTTCCAGGAGGCTTTTTTAAACGTGAGGCTCGCCCAAGTGACCAAGAAGTATTGACAATGCGTCTAGTTGACCGTTGTTTACGCCCATTGTTCCCAGACGATTACCACGCGGAAACACAAGTGATGATTCAGTTAATGTCTCATGACGAAAATGTAATGCCTGATGCATTAGCTGGTTTAGCTGCTTCTGCAGCATTAGCAGTATCAGATATTCCTTTTTACAATTCAATCTCTGAGGTAAGAGTTGGACGTGTTGACGGACAATTTATTATCAACCCTTCAAGAGAGCAGTTAAATGCTTCTGATCTAGATATGATGATCGGAGCTTCTAAAGACTCTGTTTGTATGGTAGAGGGAGAAATGAGAGAAATCTCAGAACAAGAGATGATTGATGCAATTAAATTTGCACATGAAGCTATTAAAGTTCAAATCGAAGCACAAGAGAAAATGCGTGCAGCTTTAGGTCTTACTTTCCGTGAGTACGAACCAGAAGCTACTGATGTAGAAGTAGAGAAAATCGTTCACGATGCAGCGTATGCTAAATTGTACGAAATCGCTTCTCATGCAAGTGGTAAAAGCGAACGTGGTGAGAAATTTGCTGAGGTATATGAAGAGGTTAAAGCTTTATTCTCTGAAGAGGATCTAGCAGAAAAAGCAGAGTTAATCAGCACGTATTTCAAAAAGACACAAAAAGAAGCGGTACGTAACTTGATCTTAGATCAAAACATCCGTTTAGATGGTCGTAAAACGACAGAAATCCGCCCGATTTGGAGTGAAGTAGATTACTTACCTTCAGTACACGGATCATCAATCTTTACACGTGGAGAAACACAAGCATTAGCTACAGTAACATTAGGTACATCTAGAGATGCTAATATTATTGACTTACCAAGTGAGCAAGGAGAAGATAGATTCTATTTACACTATAACTTCCCTCCATTCTCAACAGGTGAAGCAAAACCATTAAGAGGTACATCACGTAGAGAAGTAGGTCATGGTAACTTAGCACAACGTGCTTTGAAAAACATGATTCCTGCGGATTGTCCTTATACGATTCGTTTAGTGTCTGAGGTATTAGAGTCAAACGGTTCGTCTTCTATGGCAACAGTTTGTGCGGGTACATTAGCCTTAATGGATGCAGGTATCCAAATGATCAAACCAGTTTCAGGTATCGCAATGGGATTAATCTCAGATTCAAAAACTGGACGTTGGGCTGTATTGTCTGATATTTTAGGTGATGAAGATCACTTAGGAGATATGGACTTTAAAGTAACAGGAACAAAAGATGGTATCACAGCTTGTCAAATGGATATTAAAATCGACGGATTAGCTTATGATATTATGGAGCAAGCATTAAAACAAGCGCTTGAAGGACGTCTACATATCTTAGGATTATTAGAAGAAACAATCGCTACACCTAATGCAACTGTGAAACCAAAAGCACCAAAAATTGTTACAATTGAAATTCCTAAAGATTTCATTGGAGCAGTTATCGGACCTGGAGGTAAAAATATTCAAGCACTTCAAGCTGAAACTGAAACTACAATTGTTATCAACGAAGTAGATGACAAAGGAGTAATTGAAGTTTTAGGTACAAGTCAAGCGGGAATGGACAGAGCAATCCAATCAATCAACAACACAATCTTTGCTCCAGTAGAAGGAGAAGTATACAAAGTGAAAGTTGTAAAAATGTTGGATTTTGGTGCAGTAGTAGAATTTGTACCAGGTAAAGAAACTTTACTTCACGTATCTGAATTGGATTGGAAACGCATTGAAAATCCAGCAGATGTATTGAAATTAGGTGATGAGTTAGAAGTGAAATACATGGGTATTGATCCGAAAACGAAAAAACCAAAAGTTTCTAAAAAGGCACTTTTACCACGTCCTCCAAGAGAAAATAAACCAGAAGGAAACAAACCAGAAGGAAACAAACCAGAAGGAGCTCAAGGACCGAAAAAAGAAGAGAAGAAATAA
- a CDS encoding GAF domain-containing protein: protein MHTLYTTLLEEATSILTKEGSVTEKLQSICDLLEEKVSHYDWVGFYFADAEKRLLHLGPYTGEATDHTVIPFGKGICGQVAESNQTFLVDDVNAQSNYIACSMTVKSEIVVPLFVEEKNIGQIDIDSHTLRAFTQEDQQFLEALNEKIASLYV, encoded by the coding sequence ATGCATACGTTATATACCACCCTTTTAGAAGAAGCTACATCTATATTAACCAAAGAAGGTAGTGTAACAGAAAAACTACAGTCTATTTGTGATTTATTGGAGGAAAAAGTATCCCATTATGATTGGGTTGGATTTTATTTTGCTGATGCCGAAAAGCGTTTGTTGCATTTAGGTCCTTATACGGGAGAGGCAACAGACCATACTGTTATTCCTTTTGGAAAGGGGATTTGTGGGCAAGTAGCGGAGAGCAACCAAACGTTTCTCGTTGATGATGTGAACGCACAAAGCAATTATATTGCTTGTAGTATGACTGTAAAGTCAGAAATCGTGGTTCCTTTATTTGTGGAAGAAAAAAACATCGGACAAATTGATATCGACTCCCATACGCTTCGTGCATTCACCCAAGAGGATCAACAATTTCTGGAAGCACTGAATGAAAAGATTGCCTCTTTATATGTGTAA
- a CDS encoding ketopantoate reductase family protein translates to MSKINIGVIGLGGVGGFYGGLLAHHFEQDAQVDIHFVARGEHGKQIETHGLTVLSKGNVIIGKPAQVVERVQELGAMDFILLCTKEYDLDKVIDDLKAIVSKNTVILPLLNGVEAFEKLDHLLDAEVWQGCTYMVSRLKEAGVIDNPSGRQKIVFGRTEGITPQMLQLDELLKAAGIISICTQDIAREVWEKYILVSSSAVATAFYNCSFGVVMRDHPAVIQALVTEASQVAQAKGVNLTEDVVEVVMQRLAVIPFDSTTSMHSDFLSNKPQTELEVMAGYLIREGLRLQTDVQTYQKLYDVLKVKQGHYTM, encoded by the coding sequence ATGAGTAAAATAAATATAGGGGTTATTGGTCTAGGTGGTGTTGGTGGGTTTTATGGAGGATTATTAGCCCATCATTTTGAACAAGATGCACAAGTAGATATCCATTTCGTTGCAAGAGGCGAACACGGCAAACAAATAGAAACACATGGACTAACTGTCTTGTCTAAAGGCAATGTGATCATTGGAAAACCTGCACAAGTAGTAGAACGTGTACAAGAGTTGGGGGCAATGGATTTTATCTTGCTTTGTACGAAGGAATATGATCTGGATAAGGTAATTGATGATTTGAAAGCGATTGTGTCTAAAAACACGGTTATTCTTCCTTTATTGAATGGTGTTGAAGCTTTCGAGAAGCTAGATCATCTTTTGGATGCTGAAGTTTGGCAAGGGTGTACGTATATGGTTTCTCGTTTAAAAGAAGCAGGTGTCATTGATAATCCGAGTGGAAGACAAAAGATTGTTTTTGGACGTACAGAAGGGATTACGCCCCAGATGTTACAATTGGATGAATTGCTGAAAGCTGCAGGGATTATCTCTATTTGTACACAGGATATTGCACGAGAAGTTTGGGAGAAATATATTTTAGTTTCTTCTTCTGCCGTGGCAACGGCATTTTACAATTGTTCTTTTGGTGTTGTGATGCGTGATCATCCTGCAGTTATACAAGCGCTAGTAACGGAAGCAAGTCAAGTTGCTCAAGCCAAAGGAGTAAACCTAACAGAAGATGTAGTTGAGGTAGTGATGCAGCGTTTAGCAGTAATTCCCTTTGATTCTACGACGTCCATGCATAGTGATTTCTTGAGTAATAAACCCCAAACAGAACTTGAAGTGATGGCGGGTTATTTAATTCGAGAAGGTCTGCGCTTGCAAACGGATGTTCAAACGTATCAGAAATTATATGACGTTTTAAAAGTAAAACAAGGTCATTATACCATGTAG
- a CDS encoding HYC_CC_PP family protein: MLKKKLVSIWFLLIFLFSNIGWSMSVHYCQGEAHYSPLRYTHTHQDTGCTMEMEQEIQQEEKACCSTKAPVEKPIKKFADKKCCQDELIKSNLSDHNIQHVYTPHFEFILPDYSWTECSRYVVDFPVQKQETLAYYMEANAPPLYQLYCRLVLYA; the protein is encoded by the coding sequence ATGCTAAAGAAAAAACTTGTCAGTATTTGGTTTCTGTTGATTTTCCTATTTTCAAACATAGGATGGTCAATGAGTGTACATTACTGTCAAGGCGAAGCACATTACAGTCCCTTGCGTTATACGCACACCCATCAAGATACGGGATGTACCATGGAAATGGAGCAAGAAATACAACAAGAAGAAAAAGCCTGTTGTTCTACAAAAGCTCCTGTTGAAAAACCCATCAAAAAATTTGCTGATAAAAAATGTTGTCAAGATGAATTGATTAAATCCAATCTTTCGGACCACAACATTCAGCATGTCTATACTCCGCATTTCGAATTCATTCTTCCTGATTATAGCTGGACTGAATGCTCTAGGTATGTGGTGGATTTTCCTGTACAAAAACAGGAAACACTAGCCTATTACATGGAGGCAAATGCTCCTCCACTCTATCAATTATATTGTCGTCTAGTTCTTTACGCGTAA
- the rpsO gene encoding 30S ribosomal protein S15 — protein sequence MYLTKEKKAEIFQQHGGVAANTGSAEGQIALFTYRISHLTEHLKRNRKDYNTERSLVLLVGKRRRLLDYLKKTEINRYREIIKVLGIRK from the coding sequence ATGTATTTAACGAAAGAAAAAAAAGCTGAGATCTTCCAACAACACGGAGGTGTAGCTGCAAACACAGGATCTGCAGAAGGACAAATCGCTTTGTTCACTTACAGAATCTCTCACTTAACTGAGCACTTGAAAAGAAATCGTAAAGATTACAACACGGAGCGTTCATTAGTTCTTTTAGTAGGTAAAAGAAGAAGACTTCTTGACTACTTAAAGAAAACTGAGATTAACAGATATCGTGAGATCATTAAAGTATTGGGTATTAGAAAATAA